In Zingiber officinale cultivar Zhangliang chromosome 6A, Zo_v1.1, whole genome shotgun sequence, a single genomic region encodes these proteins:
- the LOC121996290 gene encoding probable serine/threonine-protein kinase PBL1 — MGCFTILKQNKKKKNVSFASKRPPKLNESSTSTLPEPECDKPSLQSAPPSFRNRTRSSQSISPNVRARALSAPSSLIVADRDVLEFDDQEECKGRSWPVKDQHFSNPLPLPLPSPRTDSVLKNFSSFKSNQPMSSSNTSGPLPLPQSKKGLRNFSYDEISIASQHFSLEFGISESSSMTVCNATFGNEITSKKIEATVTCLQHFSQNLKEFASEVNIIASLQHPNLCKLIGYYAQDGSDERMLIYERLYHGSLDRLLHGRSDGPSIDWLTRIKVAVCAARGLAFLHEEGPFQAMYHEFSISNIQVDKDYSAKLSGYGFASYYNLDTSISNSSIGSGNLSVETLEKGLLTPKSNVWSFGIVLLELLTGRKNLDARYPKEERNIVKWSKPFLADDCLLSFIMDPRIKGRFPPKAARTVADIISKCLQKDPSERPTMRAIAESLENVQETKCPSRYRLKEPSAVSGKRMLKSQTINGMVIPAPPPTTAFSPSPPSISQQLSLPRTSFSMPLRLQNCSTTASFEDSRINSPRKPSSPMLHRSTRLEGF; from the exons ATGGGCTGCTTCACCATTttgaagcagaataagaagaagaaaaatgtgAGCTTTGCCAGCAAGAGACCACCAAAGTTGAATGAGAGCTCAACTTCTACACTTCCTGAACCAGAGTGCGATAAGCCATCTCTTCAGTCGGCCCCTCCAAGTTTCAGAAACAGAACAAGATCTTCTCAATCTATATCACCAAATGTGAGAGCTAGAGCATTATCTGCTCCTTCTAGCCTTATCGTGGCAGATCGGGATGTTCTTGAATTTGATGATCAAGAAGAGTGCAAGGGTCGAAGTTGGCCAGTGAAGGATCAGCATTTCTCAAATCCGCTACCACTTCCCCTTCCCTCACCACGCACCGACTCTGTTTTGAAGAATTTCTCAAGTTTTAAGTCAAACCAACCAATGAGTTCTAGTAACACCTCGGGTCCACTCCCATTACCGCAATCCAAGAAAGGGCTTCGCAATTTCTCATATGATGAAATTTCAATAGCTTCTCAACATTTCTCGCTTGAATTTGGCATTTCTGAAAGCAGCTCGATGACCGTTTGTAATGCAACTTTTGGAAATGAGATAACTTCAAAGAAGATTGAAGCCACAGTTACTTGTTTACAGCATTTCTCGCAG AATTTGAAGGAATTTGCAAGTGAGGTGAATATAATAGCTTCACTACAGCATCCTAATCTTTGCAAGTTAATTGGGTATTATGCTCAAGATGGTTCTGATGAGAGAATGTTGATATATGAGAGGCTCTATCATGGGAGTTTGGACCGACTGCTCCATGGAAGATCAGATGGTCCTTCCATTGATTGGCTTACAAGGATAAAAGTGGCGGTCTGTGCTGCAAGAGGTCTTGCCTTCTTACATGAAGAAGGGCCTTTTCAG GCAATGTATCATGAATTCTCTATTTCAAACATACAAGTTGACAAGGATTACAGTGCAAAACTCTCAGGATATGGATTTGCCAGTTACTACAACCTAGACACAAGCATATCGAATTCTTCTATC GGCTCCGGGAACCTGTCAGTGGAGACCTTGGAGAAAGGATTACTGACTCCTAAAAGCAATGTTTGGAGTTTTGGAATTGTCCTTCTTGAACTACTGACTGGACGGAAGAATCTCGATGCCAGGTACCCTAAAGAAGAGCGCAATATTGTCAAATGGAGCAAGCCATTCCTTGCCGATGATTGCCTCCTATCATTTATCATGGATCCTCGAATCAAAGGGCGTTTCCCTCCCAAAGCAGCACGAACAGTTGCAGATATAATATCGAAGTGCCTTCAGAAAGATCCTTCAGAAAGACCTACCATGAGGGCTATCGCTGAATCACTGGAAAATGTCCAAGAGACGAAATGCCCAAGCCGCTACCGTCTTAAAGAACCATCTGCAGTTTCTGGGAAAAGGATGCTGAAATCTCAAACGATAAATGGCATGGTCATCCCTGCACCACCGCCCACAACTGCCTTTTCGCCGTCACCTCCATCAATATCCCAACAGCTGTCGTTGCCGAGAACTTCATTTTCAATGCCACTGCGACTCCAGAACTGTTCGACCACAGCTTCATTTGAAGATAGTAGGATAAACAGTCCCAGGAAACCCAGCTCGCCTATGTTACATAGGTCGACCAGACTCGAAGGATTTTAA